One bacterium HR17 genomic window, GCAGCGTCCCTTTAACGCGTCCCATTTCGTCTACGCCTTCCCAGTCAAAGACGAAGATGTCTTGCAACGCGATGACCTCGCCTTCCATGCCGGTTACCTCGCTGATGGCGACGACTTTGCGAGCCCCGTCCCGTGTCCGTTGCATTTGCACGATGAGGTCCAGCGCCCCGGCGACTTGTTCGCGAATGGCACGGACCGGCAAATCCATGCCCGCCATCAGCACCATCGTTTCCAACCGTGCCAGCGCTTCGCGAGGGTTATTGGCGTGAATGGTGGTCATGGAACCTTCATGCCCGGTGTTCATCGCTTGCAGCATATCCAACGCTTCACCGCCACGGCATTCGCCGACGATGATGCGGTCGGGACGCATCCGCAGCGCGTTGCGCACCAAGTCGCGAATCGTCACTTCCCCGATACCCTCAATGTTGGGCGGACGGGATTCCAAGCGGACGACATGCTCTTGGCGCAACTGCAGTTCAGCCGTGTCCTCTACGGTGATGATGCGCTCGTCGTTGGGGATGAAACTGGAAAGGACATTCAGCAGCGTCGTCTTGCCCGAACTGGTTCCGCCCGAGATCAAGATGTTCAAGCGGGCTTGCACCGCAGCCTGCAGAAACTGTGCCGCTTCAACGGTCAGCGTCCCGAAAGCGATCAAATCGCCCATCGTAAACGGGTCGCGGGCAAACTTGCGCACGGTCACGCACGGACCGTTAAGGGCAATGGGGGGGATGACGATGTTGACGCGGCTGCCGTCGGGCAATCGCGCGTCCACCATCGGCACGCGTTCGTCCACGCGTTTGCCCAACGGCAACAGAATTTTTTCAATGACCCGCATCAAATGTTGTTCGTCCCGAAATCGCACGCCTGTCAACTCCACCTTGCCATGTCGCTCCACATAAACCCGATGCGGACCGTTGACCATGACTTCGGAAATCTCCGGGTCGTCCAACAGCGGTTGTAACGGTCCGTAACCGAGGATGTCGTTGATCAGGTTGACTTGCAACTGCACCCGCTCGGAACGCGATAGGACGACATTGCGATTTTGCACTTCCGCCTCAAAAATTG contains:
- a CDS encoding Putative conjugal transfer protein codes for the protein MSLLRRLGQWQPEEPSDSAPDADAATAERHLAALRDTLMDTVLAALPANAEELSPLSLRAQIEAALETAAQDLALRPDERRFLVEEFLAEVHGLGPLERWLHDPLVTRVTVNGPNEVLVERLGNVQRIGFAFRDEGHLLRVIQKIARLLGVRIDQRVPLLDKPLPDGGRVRAKVPPLVPVPTLTVDKGPDNPFLALLQQQQERQQWHQDAMEQLRQALQERLMQELERDPALIHQRDRLTRLLETIFEAEVQNRNVVLSRSERVQLQVNLINDILGYGPLQPLLDDPEISEVMVNGPHRVYVERHGKVELTGVRFRDEQHLMRVIEKILLPLGKRVDERVPMVDARLPDGSRVNIVIPPIALNGPCVTVRKFARDPFTMGDLIAFGTLTVEAAQFLQAAVQARLNILISGGTSSGKTTLLNVLSSFIPNDERIITVEDTAELQLRQEHVVRLESRPPNIEGIGEVTIRDLVRNALRMRPDRIIVGECRGGEALDMLQAMNTGHEGSMTTIHANNPREALARLETMVLMAGMDLPVRAIREQVAGALDLIVQMQRTRDGARKVVAISEVTGMEGEVIALQDIFVFDWEGVDEMGRVKGTLRPTGIRPKCYERLIERGIRLPLAVFHPRREPNA